One genomic region from Deltaproteobacteria bacterium encodes:
- a CDS encoding glycerophosphodiester phosphodiesterase, with translation MKILAHRGASARATENTLAAFALARREGADGIELDVRLCGSGEVVVFHDATLERLTGDPRRVAALSLSHLRALRLPGGERIPTLAEAYEAAGPDLLVNVELKVTERRPTGLEEAVARVIADLRVAERTLISCFHPAGLWRIREHAPRLPRGLLFGTEQHRLWRRGWQGLGAGLSALHPEASLVGPARMRLWRSLGLAVNVWTVDDAPTLRRLAALGVDAVITNDPAFARSVLI, from the coding sequence ATGAAGATCCTGGCCCACCGGGGGGCGAGCGCCCGGGCGACCGAGAACACCCTCGCGGCCTTCGCGCTGGCCCGGCGGGAGGGCGCAGACGGGATCGAGCTCGACGTGCGCCTCTGCGGCAGCGGCGAGGTGGTGGTCTTCCACGACGCCACCCTCGAGCGCCTGACCGGCGACCCCCGCCGGGTCGCGGCGCTCTCCCTCTCGCACCTGCGGGCCCTGCGCCTTCCCGGCGGGGAGCGGATCCCGACCCTGGCCGAGGCCTACGAGGCGGCGGGGCCCGACCTCCTGGTCAACGTCGAGCTGAAGGTCACCGAGCGGCGGCCCACCGGCCTCGAGGAGGCGGTGGCGCGGGTGATCGCAGATCTGCGGGTGGCGGAGCGCACCCTGATCTCCTGCTTCCACCCGGCGGGGCTCTGGCGGATCCGGGAGCACGCCCCGCGCTTGCCCCGGGGCCTGCTCTTCGGCACCGAGCAGCACCGCCTCTGGCGGCGCGGCTGGCAGGGGCTGGGCGCCGGGCTCTCGGCGCTGCACCCCGAGGCCTCCCTCGTCGGCCCCGCGAGGATGCGGCTCTGGCGCTCGCTGGGCCTGGCGGTGAACGTCTGGACCGTCGACGACGCGCCGACCCTCCGGCGCCTCGCCGCCCTCGGCGTCGACGCCGTGATCACCAACGACCCCGCCTTCGCGAGGTCGGTGCTGATCTAG
- a CDS encoding twin-arginine translocase TatA/TatE family subunit: MPTLVEFLVILLIVILVFVAGRLGDLGDGLGKLIHGEAPPPEPPPEDPAGDQASPSGSSASS; this comes from the coding sequence GTGCCCACCCTGGTCGAGTTCCTGGTCATCTTGCTGATCGTGATCCTGGTCTTCGTGGCCGGGCGCCTCGGCGATCTGGGCGACGGGCTCGGCAAGCTGATCCACGGGGAGGCGCCGCCTCCCGAGCCGCCCCCCGAGGATCCGGCCGGGGATCAGGCCTCACCTTCGGGCTCCAGCGCGTCGAGCTGA